In the Gemmatimonadota bacterium genome, ATTCAACAACTTATCTCTGTAATACTCATACTGCTTTTTTCTTGCTTCCAGTTCTGCTTCCAGTTCTGCTTCCAGTTCTGCTTCCAGTTCTCTAAAAGTGTCCAGGGTTTTAACGATCTCCGACTGGATTGGTAAGGGGGGAATGGGGATTTCGAGACGTGACCACTTGCTTTTTGTAAGTCCAAATCGCGTAATCCCCGTCGCTGCTTTTTGAATTTGCTTTTGTAGTTCGTCAGATTCAAATAAATACGCAATGTAACAAGAAGTAGTATAGTTGGATTTATGGGGTCGAAGCCTCATTACATGATAACTATACACGGCGTTGTGGATGTTTTCGACAGCGACAGCAGATATGCCTATATCTTCCTTAGTTTCAGAAGTTGGTGTAATAAATACATCACCGCGTTTAATGTCGCAGCTTTCGAATTGTGCGTCTGTCGCAGTCACCTTCATTTTCAATATGTCCTTAGAAATGAACTGGTTTCTCACGACATCCATGTAATTCAAAAGTAAAGCGTGTTTCTGCCCTTCCTTGGTCTTTTTATCTGCACCGACCTTACCGAATCCGCACAATCTGCCCAACGCCCGAAACTCCACCCCATCCGGACACAATTCGGATATCAGTTTCTCGATACGACCCACGTGCGTTTTCATCTCGTTCCTTCTATTTCTAATACGATTTTGTCGATGGCCGCGCGGAGTTCCTGCTGGTGCACAACGATCCGGTCGATCTCATCGTTGAGCGTCTTGATATCGATAGTCTCCCGGGTGTCCTCTGGCTCCACGTAACTCGCAACCGAAATATTGTAGTCGTTCTGTGCGATAGCCTTGTTGTCGATCAGGGCGGCGAAGTGTTCGATGTCGTCGCGATCAGCGTACGCCTTGAGGATCTTCGCGCGGTGATCATCGGCTAGCTTGTTCTTGTTGCCTGAACGGACGAATTCGGAGGATGCGTCGATGAAGAGCGTCTTGTTGTCCGCCTTGCTTTTTTTCAGCACGATGATGCAGGTGGCGATGCTGGTTCCGAAGAAGAGATCGGTGGGTAGCTGGATCACCGTGTCGATGTAGTTGTTTTCAATGAGATAGCGGCGAATCTTCATTTCGGCTCCGCCGCGATACAGTACTCCGGGAAACTCGACGATGGCAGCTGTTCCGCTGGTTGAAAGCCAGGAAAGCATGTGCATGACGAAAGCGAGATCGGCCTTGCTTTTTGGCGCTAAAACGCCTGCTGGAGAAAACCGCGGATCGTTGATGAGGATCGGATTCGCGTCGCCGCCCCATTTGATAGAATAGGGCGGATTGGAGACTATGGCGTCAAATGGTTCATCGTCCCAGTGCGCCGGGTCGGTGAGTGTGTCTCCGAGGGCGATATCGAACCGCTCGTAATTGATGTCATGAAGAAACATGTTGATGCGGCAGAGGTTATAGGTCGTGAGGTTTACCTCCTGCCCGAAGAAACCCTGGCGAACCTTCTCCTTCCCTAGCACCTTGGAGAACTTTAGCAGCAACGAACCCGAACCACAAGCCGGATCGTATACCTTGTTCACATCATGCCGGCCGACGGTCGAGATTTCCGCGAGCAATTCGCTAACCTCCTGCGGGGTGAAAAACTCGCCACCGGACTTGCCCGCGTTCGATGCATACATCGTCATCAGAAATTCGTAGGCATCTCCGAAAGCGTCTATGGTAGAATCGGCGTAATCCTGGAAACTCAGTCCGGCAATGGCGTCGAGCAGTCTGACCAGCTTTCGATTCCGCTGTTCCACCGTGGCTCCGAGTTTCGGCGAGTTTACGTCCAGGTCATCGAAGAGGCCCTGCAGGTCGTCTTCGCTCGCTGTACCCTTTGCCGAGTTCTCGATGTTTCTAAAGACCCTTGCAAGCGTTTCGTTCAGGTCCTGATCGTGTCGCGCGGAGGCCGCCACACTGACAAACAACTCGGAGGGCAGGATGTAGAAACCTTTTTCCTTTACCGTTTCTTCGCGCCCCAACTCCGCGTTTTCGTCCGACAGTTCTGCATAATCGAAATCGGAGATGCCCCCTCGACGTTCGTCGTCGTTGATATAGGCGGTGAGGTTCTCGCTGATGAATCGGTAGAACAACATCCCCAGCACGTATTGCTTGAAGTCCCAACCGTCCACGCTGCCCCGTAGATCGTTGGCAATCTGCCAGATCGTGCGGTGCAGTTCTTCCCTGTCTTGATGATTAGCGTATGTCATTCAGCTTCCAATCCCATCTCGATGCTGGTCTTTGGTGAAATCTCATTGGGGTGTTTATGACCGTCATTGTCTGTCCACGCGGTCTTCACGACTACGAACCGTCGATTGTAGTCCTGTCGTGCCTGTGACGTATCGAACAAACACCGGATCTAGGTACCGGCAACTCTGTCTGGTTTTACAAGGGGTACAATATAGAGGTATCCAATCTTCTCGACAATCAAAAGACCTATGGACTTATGTGAAGCGGATCACCACCAGTTAGAAAATTCGGTTCACATTACATCGATTTCCATCGCTCACGTGGCCTATCACCCACCGAGCGCCCATCCCGCGGGTATCCCCATCACGCCGTCACCCAGGTCTCGGATATGTGGGTCGTTGGATAGCACCAGCGCCTGCAGGACGGGTTTGTCCAGGATCTCATCCAAACGACGCAGGTGGCGCGCGTCCCTGTGCGAGACCCTGTCTTTGTATTTAACCTCGACAGGCACATAGCCACTTTCGGTCTCGATCAGCAGATCGACTTCCCGACCGTCGACCGTTCGCAGATGATAGAAATCAACGGGCAACCTCAGGTTCCGCGCCTGTTTGAAGATCTCCGCGACGATGGCGCCTTCGAATTCGGTCCCCGAGGGCCGACCCCTGCGGTTGAGCAACGCGCGCTGGATGCCCGGATCGAGGAAGTGTATTTTCGCTGCCTTGGAAAGGCGTTTGTTTCGATTTCTGAACCATGGTTGTAACTGAACGACCTGGTAACTGATTTCGAGGTAAGTGACGAAACGATTAATCGTCCTGTGCGTCACGCCGGCGAGACGAGCCAGTTCGCTGGTATTCAGCAAACCGCCAGCCAAGCCGCCCAATGCCCGCAACATGCGTACATAGGGAACCAGGTCCCGAAGATTGGCCAGATCACGTAGATCTCTTTGCAGATACGTTCGCAGGTAGTCCTGTAGCCAACCGTACCGGTCCTCCCGGGACAGCGTAACATCGGTAACGACCGGCATGCCCCCGAAGTTCAGGTAGTGATCGAGGTGATCAACCGCTCTGGCGTACCTGTCGCTTTGTTGGGGTATTCCTGATACAAGCATATCAGGATCCCCGGATTCAAGGAACCGGACCAGGCGGGATTCCACGACCGGATCGTGCCAGGAATCGGTCATCATCTCCGGTATCGTAAGCGGATACAGTTCCAATATGGTGACGCGTCCGGCCAGGCTCTCCCGGATCTGATCCATCAACAGGATCTGGCTGGATCCAAGCAGTATGGAACGGGTGTCGGGATACCGGTCATACACCGCCTTGACAGATTCGACTATCGAAGGCGCCTTCTGTATTTCGTCCAGAATGACCCTGGGATAACGTTGGTACCACTGTGCCGCTGAAAGCGCGGTATAGTCCGGGCGTACGATCGGGTCTTCGAGCGAGACGAAGTCGTATTCAGGAAACCCGGCCTGCACCAGGGTGGTCTTGCCGGTCTGACGGGCACCTGTCAATGCGATCAGTCGTCCCAGCCGGGTACCCGACTTCTGTTTCATCAAGGACAGCACAGTCCGGTTTTTCATATTACAACCTCATTTGGGCGTAATATTATGCTCTTTATGATAAATTATACGCCATTATTGCGATAAAGCAATATAATTTTACGTTAAAACGAGTTGTGTGGCAGCAGGATGCCGCCGGTGGGAGGGATATTCAAGCCTGGAAAATGGATTTTGGTACCGGGGGATGCGTGCCTGGGTGTTCCGTGGGAGAACGGAATTGCGTTTTTTTGGAATCGAAGAGATCGACTTCTGGCGGTGATCGGTGATCAGTTATTCAAGTTATTCATCATTGTCAACGACGCGGCCGTCTGCGTTTTCAGCCTGGCCTTCCCCCGGCTTCCCGTCCGTCAGGTTACCGTCCGCCGACTTCCCGTCCGCCAGCTTCCCGTCCGCCAGCTTCCCGGCTTCCGGCTTGCCGTCCGTCAGTTTCTGGATCGATCCGGGAACGGCATCGACCGGCGGAACCTCCGGCAATTCCCGTGTAATGGGGACGTTCAAGTCGGTGAAACGTTGGGCGGACGTGGCAACCCGGGTATCCCATGATCCGACGCTGCGATTGTACCGTTCGATCGCCTGCCGAAGCGAATTGCCGACGTTGACGTAGTGGCCCGCGAACACGGCCAGCCGGTCGTACATCTCCTTGCCCAGGTCGCTGATCTGCCGGGCAGTCTCCGCGACGCGGATCTGCTGCCAGGACATCTCCACGGCCTTTAGCAACGCCAGCAGGGCGGGCGGCGTGACGATGACCACGTTCTTCTCGAGGGCCCGTTCCGTCAGCCCGGGTTCCCGTTCGATGGCGGGGAGAAAGGCGAACTCGGGCAGGACCATCACCACCATGTCCGGCGTCGAGGCCAGGACGCTCCAGTACTCCTTTTTGGCCAGGGAGTCCACGTGGCTCTTCACCTGGCTGACATGGCGGTCGATTGCGGCCGACCGAGTTTCGTCATCGTCCGTCTCGAAGGCTTCCATGAGCGCCGTCAGCGACACCTTGGAATCGAGAATCACCGTCCGGTCCTGCGGCAGATGGACGATCACGTCGGTTCGAATCCGTTCCCCTTCGCTGTCGAAGCTGTCCTGCACCGTGAAATCGATGTCCTTCCGAAGGCCCGAAAGCTCAAGGACCCGCTCAAGCTGGGTCTCCCCCCACCGGCCGCGCACGTCGGGCCGCTTCAACGCGTTGGAAAGCGTCTGGGCCTCGCTGGCGAGTTCCCTGTTGGCCTGCATGAGGTTCGATATCTGAGTTTGAAATTCGCCCGCATTCTTGGCCCGTGCCTTGTCCAGCGACTCGATTTTCTCCGACAGGGGCTTGACCAGTTTCTCGACGGCTTCCTGGCGCGCTTTCAGCGTTTCCTCGGCGTTTGCCTTGAACGATTCCTGCTGCGACTTAAGGACTTCCGACGACAGGGCCTTGAAGGTGTCCTTGAACCGCTTCTCCACCTCGTCCCGTTCGCCGAGGCGTTCCTCCGCGTTGGAGAGTTTCTGAAGCAGGCCGGCCCGTTCGACTTCCAGCTTCCGGACTTCCTCCAGCGACTTTCCCGCTTCGGCCAGTTGCTCGCGCACCACGCCCAGTTCGGTCTCCATGGCCGCCTTCTCGCCGCTGAGCGCGTTGATCCGGCTGCTGTTTCTGAAGCTCCAGACCAGCACGCTGGCCGCCAAAGCCAGGCATGCCAGGAGCGCGATGAGCAATATGATCGTCAATGTGTCCATGTGGGATAATAAGACATGAAGGAAGTGCCGTAGTCAAGCGGTCAGCATGGTCAGCATAGTCCGGCTACCGCGGTTCCGCCATCCATTCGGCCGAGACCCTGGCCAGCTCCTCCATGACGGGTTCGTCTGTATTCCGACGCTTCAGTACCTTGAATCCATGATCCGCGGTATCCACGACGTGCAGCGTCGCGGTTGGCAGGTCGTCCGCGACCGGCTGCAGAAGATCCAGGTCCGCCATCGAGTCCCGCTGGCCGGACAGGAACAACATGGGTACCTCGACCGCCTTCAGGTGTTCGGCGCGCTCCGTGTTCTTCTTGCTCGCGTGAAGCGGAAAGGCGTAAAACACGATGCCCCTCAGCCCTTCGACCGGTTCCCGGGCACACGCCATTGACACCATGCGGCCGCTCATGGAATGTCCGCCGGCGAAGACCGGCAGCCCGTCGGCGTTTTCCTTGGCCGTCTCGATGGCCGCCCACACCGTAGCCAGGCGCACCTTCTCGCCGTCCATCCCCCCGCCGCCCTTTTCGGAATAGGGATAGTTGAATCGAAAGGTGGCGACCCCCGCATCGTTCAGCGCTTCGCTCAGTTCCTCCATGAACCGATGGCGCATGTTCGTGCCCGATCCGTGTCCGAGCACGAGCAGGGCTCGTGCGGCGGTTGGACCGTCGGAGCCGCCTGCGACGGATGAGCCGGCCGGCCTCGCAAGGATGGCCGAAACCTCGCCTTTCTCTTCAGTCGCGATGAACTTCAATTCTCTCGTATCAATGGGCATTCAACCCTCCAGCATTACGCGTATATTTTGCTCCGGAATTCCTCATATATCTCCCTGCGGACCGTCCACACAAAATGATCTTCTCCTGCGTTGTGCTAATGCGTCGCGCTACTTCGCCGCGCGCTTCGGATAGTCGTACCGCACTTCGTCGCCGGGCGCATCGCCCACGGTGGACCAGGTGTCAGCCTGGAACCGCAGGTGCAGCACGGCACAGGTCGGCATATTGAAGATCTCTCGCGGCCCGATGTGATTCGCAAGATCCGTCAAACCGGGATTGTGCCCGAACAGCATCAGGCTATCCACCGAATCATCCGTGCCCCGGATCACACGGAGCAGTTCGGCAACGCCCGCGTGAAAGAAGCGCTCCTCCACCGCGATGCTCTCGCGGGGGTACCCGAGCTTCCCGGCTATGGTCCGCGCCGTGTCCAGCGCCCGGACCGCGGAACTCGAGACGATCAGATCCGGTTCGCACACGCTCCGTGACAGCCGCTCGCCCATCACCGGCGCGTCCCGCTTCCCGCGCTTGTTCAGCGGCCGCTCATGATCGTGGAGGGCGGGATCTTTCCAACTCGACTTGGCGTGCCGTACCAGAATGAGTTCTTTCACCTGGAAGCGCTCCCATGGACGAGTTCCGTCGAACGCCGACTCATGCCACCGACGACTCACGCCACCGACGACTCACGCCACCGACGACTCACGCCACCGACGACTCACGCCACCGAGCGCCGATCCGCTTTGGCTTTCGCGGGCAGGCTGAACGGGCGGTCGTGGCGGAGACTCGGCACGCGGCCGCGCGCGCTGGCGACGCTGCCCAGGTCCACCGTTGCGACGATGACGCCCACGTCTTCGCCGCCGTCGGCCAGGACCTCGCCCCAGGGGGAAATGATGAGCGAATGGCCGTACACTTCGCCGCCGCCCGGAATCGAACCCGCGGCGCAGGGGGCCACCACTACGGCGCCGTTCTCGATGGCCCGGGCGCGGTTCAGCACGTGCCAGTGGGCCTGTCCCGTCGTCTTCGTGAACGCCGCCGGCACGGCGAGCATCTCGGCGCCGGCCTGTGCCAGCGTACGGTAGAGCTGGGGAAAGCGCAGGTCGTAACAAGTGGTCATACCGAGCCGGCCCCAGGGCGTGTCCGCCACCACGGCCGTCTCGCCGGGCGATACGACGTCCGATTCGCGGTACTGCTCGTCCCGGGAGAGGTCCACGTCGAAGAGGTGGATCTTGTCGTAGCGCGCGCGGATCTCCCCCTGGTCGTCCACCAGGAAACCGCGGTTGATGAGCCGGCCGTCCAGCCCGTCCACCGCCACGGAGCCGATGAGCGTCCACACGCCGGCGTTCCGCGTGAAATCCCGCAGGGCCGCGACCACGGGATGGTCCGCCTCCGGCGCCGAGGGCGGACAGATCATGTCGTTGTCGGTTCTGAGGCCGCCGCAGAACTCGGGCAGGCAAACCAACTCGGCGCCTTTCGCCACCGCGTCGCCCGCCAGGCGGCAGGCGACTTCAATGGCCTCTTCGAAGGTCGCCGTGGCGGGCGTCTGCACACAACCGATACGTACTTCGCTGTTTGCATTCATGGCTTGCTCTCCTGTGATTACTTCCTGTTCATCCACTATGATTGACCGCCGGGCGTCACCCAGACCATTAATGCGGTATCCCCAACTGATGCATCCTGCGGTGAATCGCCTCCCGCGCCTCGACAAAGGGCCGTTCCAGGTAGGCCAGGTGGTCTTCCTCGCCGTGATGGTGCGTGGCCGTGCCGGGTTCGTGCCGCGCCGCGGTGCGGCGGATGTACTGCAGGTCGCCGTCGATGAGGGTGAGCATGTACTGGGCGGCGTCCTTGTCGAACATCCACCACTCGCCCCCGCAGGCGACGTAGACCGGCGAGGTGTGGGCGAAGATCCCCCGTCCCCAGCCGTCGTGATGGGGCACGCTGCTATAATCCGGCCCCGCGCACCGGGCTGCCAGCCACGTATGTCCGTCCACCTTCACGTGCGCCTTCAGTTCCAGGCGGCGCGTTCCGTTGCGGTCCTCCGTGGAGGCCACGACGCGTCCGCCCTGGACGATTTCCAGCGTGTGGATCGGAAAGATGCTTTCCGACCAGGCCTGGACCTCCACCGATCCGGGGCCCGACACCTGCACGGTGTCGCCCACCTGGTGCCCGTCCACGGACAGGTGGATGATGGGGCCGCCGCTGTGGAACGTACGCCCCTGCGAGACGGCGTTGCACCAGTTGTCGTAGGTGAAGTCCTGGTCGGGCATGTAGGCGTAGGTGCGGTACAGGCCGACGGGTACGTCGCTGCTCATCTTGTCCGTGCCGCCCACCAGCGGCAACTTGTATCCGCAGTTGAGATAACGGTAGTACTCGATGTGGTTGAACGGCTGGTGGCGCAGCATTTCCACGCCGTCCACGCGGCCCGTGGCGATGAGCGCCGCGGGCTCTCCGTTCGGGTTGGGGAGATGGGGGATGATGACCGAGCCGCCTTGGGCGTGGCACTGGTCCGCCCAGTCGCTCATCGTGATCTCCAGCGTGCCGCCCAGTTCCGCCTCGCCCGGGCCGTCCGTGCACCAGGGCATGACCGGCTCCTTCAGGCCCCAGAGGATGAGGTGGCCCAGGAAGTGCTGCCTGTTCTCCTGCCCCACGTAGACGATGTTGTTCCCGTCCTGCGAGACGCTCGGTCGGCCCGTGAAATCCTCTGTGTTCGTGAAGAGATTGCCCCACTGCGAGGGCAGCAGGTTCACGATGTTCAAGTCCTCCCCCTGGGATTCGGTGTGGCTGCCCTGCGTGGAGAGGAAGTGTACGTGCGAATCTCCGCTGTACCAGCCTTGCGCGTTCATATTCACCCAGCGCTTGAGCCGCAGGGTCAGTTCCTGCTGGCCCGGTTCGATCTTCAACCGGGTCCGCAGCGGCTCGTACTCGAACCCCCGCGCCACGTCCACGATCACCTCGCCGCGGGGCAGCCATCCCTGGCACTTGCCGTCGATGTACGCATAGGTGATCTGTCCCAACCGGAGGTCCCCGCCGATGTCGATGTGCCAGGTGTCCAGGTTGGAATTGACCTGGTTGTGGTGGCCGTAGGGCTGGTAGGGGATGCCTTCGGGCGAGCGGAAATGCACGCGGCAGGGGACTGGCCTCCCCGTGTCGTCATCGAGGACGGTGACGTTCACCCAGTTCCGCCCGCGGTCCAGGAGTTCCACGCGCATGCGCGGCGTCTCGACCACCTTCTTCTGCTCGACGTCGCCCCATTTGACCTCGCCGACGGTTTCCTCGCCCCGCTTCACCGACAGCGTCGCGGACGGTATGGCCGCCACTTCGACGTAGGCCGGGCTCGACTTCGGGTTCTGCGTCTCGCCCCAGCCGGCGAAATCGTCGTCGACGAAGTCATCGACCGAGGCCTCGGGCAGGGGATGGACGTAGGAGGCGACGCCCCGGTCCACGTCCACGCGCAGGTCGAAGGGCTTTTCGGCGTCCTCGGGATCGGTCAGCGTAAGGCGCGCCTCGCGTTTGCCCTGGCGGACGAAGGGATGCTCGTTGGCCTGCGAAATCGTCAGTCCGGCGATGATGAATGGCGGACCGGCCGGAATGACCTCCAGCGATTCGATCTCGAGGTCGGGATGGGGGTTCCGCCAGGCCCAGAGGTAGTATCCCCTGGAATAGTCTCCCGTGACTTCCGTCTGACGCTTGCCCGAGTCGCCCCAGTTGTCCCCCGCGTAACGCCGCATCTTCACCTGGCCCCGGTCCGGGAGGGCGAGAAATGGTTTGCCGCCCTGGGAGATATGGCCGATTTCAAAGCGTTCGCGGATGGGTACGCGGACCTCCTCGCCGCCCTCCAGGCGGAACACGTAGTCCGCCACGGGGATCCCCAGCGGACCGCCTTCCATCAGGTCGGACTTCAGCAGGCGATGGGCCAGGATCAGCCCCGTGGCCCGGCTGTTGACCGGAATGGTCACGCTGCCGGAGGCCTTGTCGAAGGCGATGAAACACTTCGCGGGATCGTCGTTTACCCGGAAGGGCAGGCCGCGGCACAGTTGTTCGCCGATGGGCGTGTTGGGCTTCTCATCCAGGACGTCGAGTCCCGCGTTACACAGGGCGGACAGGTCGAGGGGCTGGTAGTCTGGCATGTGGGCGCCTCTTTTTCGAATGTGACTTAAGGTGACGCTCGTGGTATTTTGAAGCGTGTTTTTGTACAAATTTCAAATTGAACTTGAAAATTGTACAGAATTACAGAACGGAAACGCAAATCTGACTCGACTTTACCGCAGTTACTGTCAAACTTACAACAAGCACGACTTCAGGCAAATGATTAACCTCGGGAGGTTGACGGATTTCGGATATTTAATGCGACGGTAAGTCCCGCCCATTGCACGGAATGGGATCACACACCCCCTCCCATTGATCCTTGATGTATCGTTAAGGGGGTCTTATAATACACTTCTGTAAAGTCATTCGAATAATGGCCGCGATTACAGACGGTCGGATTCCCACGACTTTTTATAGTCTGTTTACCGCCGCTTTCGTTGTACGAACAACTGCGACTTTCGATGATCCGTTCACTTGACGCAACGCCACGCAAATCCGAAAGGAACCTCCGATGGCCCACCACAAGGCCCTGATGAAGGGCGGCTTCCTCCTGCCCATGTGCGAGAAGCACTTCCACGACCATGACGAGACCTGGCTGATCCTGAAAGGAAGCGGGACTGGATTCTGGATCGATCACGACGGCAACCGGGAGGATTTCGTCCTGGAAGCGGGCGACGTCTGGATGATCCCCGCGGGTTTCGAACACGGTTGCGCCGGGACGAACAGCGAAGACTTCACGATCAGCGTCTTCGACGGGACGAAGCCGCCCGGGTGCCATGATCACGCTCATTACTACATCGAAAAAGAAGGCTACATCCCCTCGTTTAAACTGATCAAGACACCGACGGACCGGTACGGATCGGTTTAGGTGGGTATGGCCATGCCTGGACTGGCCTGGACCGGCCTGGACCGGCGCCGATGAACAATCTATCTACTTCAGCACCCGTATTCAGGAAACATCGACAAGGAACATCTACATGGATTTCAGGGACGAGTGGGAGCGCGCCGAACACGACTACGTGCAATGCCTGAACCGGCTCGAGGCCGCCAGGGCCGATCTCGACGCGGCGCGCAAAGCGCTGCTGGACCTCACGCCGGAAGAAGGACGCAGCGGCAGGTTGCTCAGCGTCCGCTACCGGAAGAACCGGGGCGCCGTGGACTGGAGGGCGGCGCTGAACGCGGTCCTGGAATCGGACGAAGTGGCCCTCGACGAAATCGGCGACAAGTATCGCAAGCCTGAATCGGGCGCCTGGTACGTCCGGCTGAACAGACTGGCGGTGAACGCGCAGCGCTCGGGCGGGTGACCATGGACCTCAGTTTTTTCACGAGCGCGGGAGGGGACGCCTGGTCCCTGGAGGAATGCGCCGGCTGGGCGAAAGAGAACGGGTTTGACGCGGTGCGGCTTTCGGCCGGCGGGGCCGTCGATCCGGACCGCATCCTCGCCGACGGACCCGGCGAAGTCAACGACACCCTGAAGTCGCACGGCATTTACCTGGCCGCGCTGTCGGCCCACAACAACCTGCTGGACGACGACGTGGCGCAGGCGGACGCGGCGGAAGACCGGCTGCGAAAGGCCATCCTGGCGGCCTCGGCCCTGGGCGTTCCCGTGGTCGTCACCCATGCGGGCAGTCCCGTGGGCTGGCATTTCTACGGGCAGTTCTCGTCGACCCCCGGCAATCCGGGCGACCGGTCCGTGGAACTGGTGGAACGGTTTAAGGCGCGTTATACGGCCATCGTGAAACTGGCCGAAGACCACGGCATTACCATCGCCCTGGACGGCGCGGTGCGCATGGGGAACATCGCCTGCAATCCGGAGATGTGGGAGCGGGTGCTCGACGCGGTGCCGTCCGATCACCTGGGCCTTTCCTGTGATCCCTCCCACTGGCTGTGGATGATGATCCTGCCCGCCGAGGACGCCATCCGCATGTTCGCGGGCAGATGGGTCTACGCGGACGTGAAGGACGCCGAGGTGAGTCCCGCCATGCTGTTCCGCCAGGGCATCATCGGCAACTGGTGGTGGCAGTACCGCGTGCCGGGCCGGGGACAGCTCAACTGGGGCACCGTCATCGGCGCCCTGGTCGAGTCGGGCTATGACTACGTGCTCTGCGTCGAGAACGAGGACCGCGGCATGCCGGGACTGGCCGGATTCGCCCTGGGCGGACGCCATCTTCGCCAGTTCCTACCGCCCGCCGGCGCGGAGTACCAACGGCCGGCCGGGCCCTGGAACGTATCCTGAGCGATTCGCGCGCGCGTCGCGTGAAGATCACTCGCGGCAGCACGCTCGCGGCGCACCGCCTGGTTTCACCCTTCGGAGCCCTCCATGTACAGCCAAGACCCTCTGCCTCCCGTCGACCGCCGCAGGACCGAGATACGCCACCTGAACCTGCCCTGCGAGTTCGTCGCACCTTCCACGAAGGAAGCCTGGGAGAAGCGCGCGCGGTCGCTTCGGGAGCATATCCTGGTCAGCATGGGACTCTGGCCGAACCCCTCCCGCAGCCCGCTGAACGCGGAGATCACCCACCGGGTCGAACGCGAGGGGTACAGCATCGAGAACGTCCGGTTCCAAAGCCTGCCGGGATTCTACGTGACCGGGAACCTGTACCGTCCCGCCGGGGACGAAGGCTCCAGCGGCAACGGCCTCCGCCCGGCCATCCTGAATCCCCACGGCCACTGGAAGGAGGGCAGGCTGGCCAACGAGCCCGCCGGGTCCATACCCGCCCGGTGCATCAACTTCGCCCTACAGGGTTACGTGGCCTTCGCATGGTCCATGGCCGGCTACAACGACAGCACACAGCTTGACCACCGGACGTACGGCGACGACCGGAAGCAGCTCTGGGGGCTCAGCCTCATGGGGCTGCAGGTCTGGAATGGCATGCGCTCCGTCGATTTCCTCCAGTCGCTGCCGGACGTGGACAACAGCCGCATCGCCTGCACCGGGGCCTCGGGCGGCGGCACGCAGACCTTCATGCTCACCGCCGTGGACGACCGCGTTCGGGTTGCCGCGCCCGTGAACATGGTATCGGCGCACATGCAGGGCGGATGCATCTGCGAGAACGGCCCCAATCTCCGCATCGAAACGAACAACATGGAAATCGCCGCCCTGGCCGCGCCGCGGCCGTTGCTGCTGGTGTCCGCCACGGGGGACTGGACGGTCAATACGCCCGAGCTGGAGTACCCGGCCATCCGGGCGGTCTACGCGCTCTACGACGCGGAGGATCATCTGGCGGAGGTGCAGATCGACGCGGGCCATAA is a window encoding:
- a CDS encoding restriction endonuclease subunit S, translated to MKTHVGRIEKLISELCPDGVEFRALGRLCGFGKVGADKKTKEGQKHALLLNYMDVVRNQFISKDILKMKVTATDAQFESCDIKRGDVFITPTSETKEDIGISAVAVENIHNAVYSYHVMRLRPHKSNYTTSCYIAYLFESDELQKQIQKAATGITRFGLTKSKWSRLEIPIPPLPIQSEIVKTLDTFRELEAELEAELEAELEARKKQYEYYRDKLLN
- a CDS encoding type I restriction-modification system subunit M, translating into MTYANHQDREELHRTIWQIANDLRGSVDGWDFKQYVLGMLFYRFISENLTAYINDDERRGGISDFDYAELSDENAELGREETVKEKGFYILPSELFVSVAASARHDQDLNETLARVFRNIENSAKGTASEDDLQGLFDDLDVNSPKLGATVEQRNRKLVRLLDAIAGLSFQDYADSTIDAFGDAYEFLMTMYASNAGKSGGEFFTPQEVSELLAEISTVGRHDVNKVYDPACGSGSLLLKFSKVLGKEKVRQGFFGQEVNLTTYNLCRINMFLHDINYERFDIALGDTLTDPAHWDDEPFDAIVSNPPYSIKWGGDANPILINDPRFSPAGVLAPKSKADLAFVMHMLSWLSTSGTAAIVEFPGVLYRGGAEMKIRRYLIENNYIDTVIQLPTDLFFGTSIATCIIVLKKSKADNKTLFIDASSEFVRSGNKNKLADDHRAKILKAYADRDDIEHFAALIDNKAIAQNDYNISVASYVEPEDTRETIDIKTLNDEIDRIVVHQQELRAAIDKIVLEIEGTR
- a CDS encoding ATP-binding protein yields the protein MKNRTVLSLMKQKSGTRLGRLIALTGARQTGKTTLVQAGFPEYDFVSLEDPIVRPDYTALSAAQWYQRYPRVILDEIQKAPSIVESVKAVYDRYPDTRSILLGSSQILLMDQIRESLAGRVTILELYPLTIPEMMTDSWHDPVVESRLVRFLESGDPDMLVSGIPQQSDRYARAVDHLDHYLNFGGMPVVTDVTLSREDRYGWLQDYLRTYLQRDLRDLANLRDLVPYVRMLRALGGLAGGLLNTSELARLAGVTHRTINRFVTYLEISYQVVQLQPWFRNRNKRLSKAAKIHFLDPGIQRALLNRRGRPSGTEFEGAIVAEIFKQARNLRLPVDFYHLRTVDGREVDLLIETESGYVPVEVKYKDRVSHRDARHLRRLDEILDKPVLQALVLSNDPHIRDLGDGVMGIPAGWALGG
- the rmuC gene encoding DNA recombination protein RmuC is translated as MDTLTIILLIALLACLALAASVLVWSFRNSSRINALSGEKAAMETELGVVREQLAEAGKSLEEVRKLEVERAGLLQKLSNAEERLGERDEVEKRFKDTFKALSSEVLKSQQESFKANAEETLKARQEAVEKLVKPLSEKIESLDKARAKNAGEFQTQISNLMQANRELASEAQTLSNALKRPDVRGRWGETQLERVLELSGLRKDIDFTVQDSFDSEGERIRTDVIVHLPQDRTVILDSKVSLTALMEAFETDDDETRSAAIDRHVSQVKSHVDSLAKKEYWSVLASTPDMVVMVLPEFAFLPAIEREPGLTERALEKNVVIVTPPALLALLKAVEMSWQQIRVAETARQISDLGKEMYDRLAVFAGHYVNVGNSLRQAIERYNRSVGSWDTRVATSAQRFTDLNVPITRELPEVPPVDAVPGSIQKLTDGKPEAGKLADGKLADGKSADGNLTDGKPGEGQAENADGRVVDNDE
- a CDS encoding alpha/beta hydrolase — translated: MDTRELKFIATEEKGEVSAILARPAGSSVAGGSDGPTAARALLVLGHGSGTNMRHRFMEELSEALNDAGVATFRFNYPYSEKGGGGMDGEKVRLATVWAAIETAKENADGLPVFAGGHSMSGRMVSMACAREPVEGLRGIVFYAFPLHASKKNTERAEHLKAVEVPMLFLSGQRDSMADLDLLQPVADDLPTATLHVVDTADHGFKVLKRRNTDEPVMEELARVSAEWMAEPR
- a CDS encoding histidine phosphatase family protein, whose translation is MKELILVRHAKSSWKDPALHDHERPLNKRGKRDAPVMGERLSRSVCEPDLIVSSSAVRALDTARTIAGKLGYPRESIAVEERFFHAGVAELLRVIRGTDDSVDSLMLFGHNPGLTDLANHIGPREIFNMPTCAVLHLRFQADTWSTVGDAPGDEVRYDYPKRAAK